ttagaaaaaaaatttaagtctatTTTTCGGATCGAGTCGAGACTAAGCTTAAACAGTGAGCCTAAAATTCTGTATTGATCTGGCTAGCCCATAATCAACTATATTacaaatcaaactaaaatttaattaatttaaagagtttaaatttaatgtattaattatatataaattttttataaaatatcaattaattaaatgatgatatattataaaaatatttttaaaaaatcaaataacttcaccttctaataataaataaccatttaatttattgatagtATTTAAAATGAAGCGCAAATTTTAAACTTGTTGACAATAAAAAGAATTGGTCTCAATCCCTGCAGCAAAAAGAAGCAAATTGTAGTAAGAAAGATATTTTGAGATTCTATATTCTGACAACAATTTGCCTGAAGCTGAGagatgtaataaataaaatatttttggttgatTGAGCTCATCATTCTCTCACTTGTTTGCAATCTAATCTATTACTTTACTTGcccttttatcttttttttttaaaaaaggagaaaatataataataaaaaggctGAGAAGTTTGGTTAGGTATTTCAATTGTGAGTTTACtcaaaggaaaaatatatataaaatcccataaaagtaatttttttataaaaacatgagGAGAAtcagaataaaattatttatcacataacataattataaaatataactaaatagATTTCACAAGCGACAAGATTAATTTAAAGTAGGATAAATTTGGATAAATATACACATGCTTTTactataaaatcaaaattttcatatatgcTAGAAAATTACGGCACActgaattttttaacaaatatagttgttaaaattgatatagaaattaaatgaGACTTTGATTGAGATGGTAAggttcaatatttaaaattcattgtATCATAGGTTTAAGGGTTCAATATCAAAACTGCACATGAACTTCAATCtaatgaactttgattttgtgtgaTTTTATTCATGGAATTTTGGTTTGGTTCAAGTTTCATAAATCACTAACATCATCCAATTAGCACTATTTTGCATACACAAACAGTTACATTAttccaatatgaaaataaatatatgtattcatttctttaaatgtgtacaattgaagcaaaatcaaagtttcattaTACATATGAACTACAATTgaagtttcatgtgtataattgtaCAAAACCAAATTACACATTGAAccaaagtttatgtataaatttaatatttatctctaagtttaaatatcattataattgattttatagaaaaatataaaaagataaagctaatctaataataatataatctaCTTTATATATAGAagaatattttagtaaatttttcaattgaattaatgCTTAATTGACTGTTACACTAACTCGATCTATGATTTtcattataaaacaaaaattcatgTTATTAACTAAACTTTATAATACTACTAGTAAAATTcattaagaaaaatcaaaatttgcaTCACACATCCACTTCAAAGTTATTATCATTGCCataattaaagagaaataaaaactTCCTCTCTTCCATTTCAATTCTTACTCACCACAAAAAACCAAACCAACAAAGAATGCTTAGAGTTTCACATTAACTTTGAatctagaaaagaaaaaacaacaacTTTAAAGCTACATTATGAACTGTAAATTAAATGTCAAACTGGTCCAACATCCCAATctacattaatattatttcaccaacaaaaaggtttaattttaaattttatccctCTACCTTATGCAAACTGAGAAGTTAATCCCTTTAAATTAACATGGGTTCAAACAATTGAATTAGTTTCCcagttttaataaattacaatGATAAAAAATGTATCAAATTAGAATAGAGggaccaaattttaaatttttgtaaagcATAAGGATGGAATTCAATTAAAGAAAGAGTCAGCAATTATCtttattaaaaaaggaaaagaagaagaaactacATCGCACGCGCTCCTGACTCGGTCTGGCTGGCTGCCCTCAAAGACAACGGCAATaccatcattttatttattttcttcttaatgctcatccatttttttttcttacaaaaAGATACCAAATTCTTTGACTGTCTgtctacttttattttatgatgaattttgcagaagtttcattttgtttcctTTAAAGTCAAGCAAGAATCTTCactaataaaaaagaaaaaggcagtAAAGTAAACAATCCCATAAAACCTTCATCTTTAAGCCcgttttaatttattcttttactcTGCAATTCTCAAACATGTCGGGTAGATTAAGGGATAGAAGTTCCAGCCAAGCCAAACGACACAGCCATCATCAAACGAGGACCACGGTGGCGGCGGCGGCGGCAATGCCTAATTTCTTGACCGAGACGCTGCCGTGTCCTTTCGGGGAGTTGGCGACGAATTTGTCGGATTCGGCGCTCCGTGAGACGGCTTATGAGATTCTGGTTGGAGCTTGTCGGAGTACCGGTGGGAAGCCTTTGACTTACATATCGCAGTCGGAGAGGAACTCGGAAAGGACGGCAACACCGACTCTGACGTCTACAGCGTCGTTGCAAAGGTCGTTGACATCGACGGCGGCGAGTAAGGTGAAGAAGGCTTTGGGATTGAGATCGTCTGGGAGAAAGAAAGTGAGTGGTGAGTCGGACTCGGAACGAGTCAAAAAGGCGGTTACAATTGGAGAGATGTTGAGGGTTCAGATGGGAATTTCAGAGCAAACGGATTCCAGGGTTAGAAGAGCTCTTTTGAGAGTTGCCGCTGCTCAGGTTTGTTAAAAACTGTATatataaccttttttttttttttgtctttttttcctttcaattttacTGAGAGAAgcaacccttttttttttttggcgtTTCTCTTTATTTAAGCTTAAGTTATGTAATTCCGTAGAAGTAATTTGTGCTAAGCTGAATAAATTAGaagcttttaattttctaaattttttttaatttgataatttatgctGGAATCACTGTGGACAACAACAGTTGTTGATTATTGAGAATGTTTGTGGAGTTTGAGTtcattcatgttttttttttttgctgctcaaattttcttattttttttattaacagtacatatgtatgtatgctATACGTTTATCAGCTTGGAAGACGGATAGAGTCAGTAGTGTTGCCACTTGAGATGTTGCAGCAACTCAAGCCTTCGGATTTTCCGAATCAAGGAGAATATGAAGCTTGGCAAAGGAGAAATCTGAAGCTTCTTGAAGCTGGATTACTATTGCATCCTCTCTTGCCACTGGACAAGACCGACACTGCTCCACAGCGACTACGACAGATCATTCGTGGAGCCCTCGAGAAGCCCTTGGAGACTGGAAAAAACAATGAATCGATGCAAGCACTCCGGAGCATTGTTTTATCTCTTGCTTGTAGAACCTTTGATGGGTCTGCTTCTGAGACTATCCACTGGGCAGATGGATTCCCATTGAATCTCAGAATTTACCAAATGCTGTTAGAAGCTTGTTTTGATGTTAATGATGAAACATCGGTTATTGAAGAAGTTGATGAGGTTCTTGAACTCATAAAAAAGACTTGGGTAGTCCTTGGAATGAATCAGATGCTGCATAATCTTTGTTTCTTGTGGATATTGTTTAACCGTTATGTGGCTACTGGTGAAGTGGAAGGGGATCTATTGTTTGCTGCCAATAATCTGTTGATGGAAGTTGAAAAGGATTCAAAGTCCATGAAAGATCCCAATTACTCCAAGATATTGAGTTCTACTTTGAGTGCAATCTTAGGTTGGGCTGAGAAAAGGCTTCTTGCCTACCACAATTATTTTCATAGTGATAACACTGAGTTATTGGAATGTGTTGTTTCTGTGGGAGTTCTATCAGCAAAGATAATGGTAGAAGATATCTCGCATGAGTACcgtaaaaaaagaaaggaatttGATGTGGCTCATGAGAGAGTTGATACGTACATACGATCATCACTGCGCACTGCTTTTTTTCAGGCAAgttttcactatttcaaatgtCCATACATATTATTGGGCAGTGCAAGATAACAAGGCTCCTATAGTTTCATTTCATGATATAAATTCGTTTTTAACATTTTCCATATGATAGATAGGTTTTCAGCATTTGCAAGTTTTTGCAGGCATATTAAATATGCAAATTTTCCAAGTGCAGCGTCATCATTTCTTTATGAGTAGCATTTCCCCTTACTAAACCCTAATATTTGTTGTGTTAGCCTTAAATTCTATATTTAGACCAAGTTTATTAAATTCCGTCTGAAAGTGACTCAAGGTTTTCTCTGTTGATAATGTATTTAGACAGATAATGGAGAAGGTGAAGTCTAGCAAACGCTCATCTAATAAGAACCAGCAAAATCAGCTTCCTTTCCTTTCCATCCTTGCACAAGATGTCAGTACACTGGCTTTCAGTGAGAAGGCAATTTTTAGTCCAATATTAAAGAGGTGGCATCCTCTTTCGGCCGGTGTGGCTGTAGCAACTCTTCATTCCTGCTATGGGAATGAGCTGAAGCAATTTGTTTCCAGCATTGGTGAATTGACACCGGATATATTACAAGTGCTAAGAGCTGCAGAAAAATTGGAGAAAGATCTTGTGCAGATCGCGGTTGAAAACTCAGTGGACAGTGAGGATGGCGGAAAGTCAATCATAAGGGAGATGCCTCCTTATGAGGCTGAATCTGTAGTCTCCAATCTGGTGAAATCATGGATAAAGACTAGATTAGACAGACTGAAGGAATGGGTTGACAGGAATCTACAACAAGAGGTTCATGGCTTttgttccttttctttaattatttgataGTGGTTTTAGTCAGTTGAAATATTCTTCTGTCGTCTTCCATAATCGGAAGATTTGAAGATGAAAGCTATTTAGTAGGGGAATTTTGTTCATGTTTATAGATTATACTCAGTTTCTACCATTTGTCATGTCTTGAATCTCATTTAGTATCTGACCGTTCATTGCTATGCATTTCTGTTTGTTGTCTCTTTATAGGTATGGGATCCGCGAGCGAATAAAGAACGATTTGCTCCCTCTTCTGTTGAAGTTTTGCGAATTGTAGATGAAGCTTTGGAAGCATTCTTTTTGTTACCAATATCTATACATGCAGCATTGCTTCCTGATTTAACCAATGGTATCGATAGATGTCTTCAACATTATATATCAAAGGCAAAGTCTGGCTGTGGTACGTATTTTACATAATCTCTGGCTGTGGTACGTATTTTGCATAATCTGTAGAAGTCCACAGCATGGATTTCTTTCCATTATTTCTCTGAAGTTATCAGTTTTGACTAAAACTAAAAGTTAAATACAAGATATTCTGATCTACAGGGACCCGGAGTACTTTTGTTCCCTCAATGCCTGCTTTGACTCGATGTTCATCACGGTCAAAAGTTTCGGGTGTATTTAAGAAAAAGGAGAAGTTTCAAAAGGAACAGAGCAGGAAATCTCAGGTTGCGACCACAAATGGTAATGGCTCGTTCGGGATTCCCCAGCTATACTGTCGCATTAATACTCTTCAGCATATTCGAACGGAGTTGGATGTCTTGGCAAAACGGACAATTGTGCATCTTAGAAGTTCTGAATCTCATAACAACAATATTGCCAATGGGACGGGGAAAGCATTCGAACTTTCAGCTGCTGCTTGTTTGGAAGGGATACAACAACTGTGTGAGGCAACTGCATATAAGGTCATCTTCCAGGATCTAAGTCATGTCCTCTGGGATGGGCTGTATGTTGGGGAAGTTTCATCATCTAGAATTGAGCCTTTTCTTCAGGAGCTCGAGCACTATTTGGAGGTACTTTCATTAACTGTGCATGACAGAGTCAGAACACGAGTTATTACTGAAGTAATGAAAGCTTCTTTCGATGGTTTCCTTCTGGTTTTACTTGCTGGAGGTCCTGCTCGTGCTTTCTCCCTGCAAGATTATGAAACAATAGCAGAAGATTTTAAGTTCTTGACGGATTTATTTTGGTCCAATGGTGATGGACTTCCGGCTGATTTGATCCAAAAGTTTTCAATAACAGTTAAAGCCATCCTCCCTTTATTTCATACTGAAACTGACAGCCTGATTGAGCAATTCAAATACATGACTGCAGAGAGTTACGGTTCTTCTGCTAAATCCAAGCTTCCATTGCCACCAACATCCGGTCAGTGGAGTCCCACGGAACCAAACACACTCTTGCGAGTTTTGTGTTACCGGAGTGATGAGACAGCGGCTAAGTTCCTTAAGAAGACATACAACTTGCCCAAGAAACTCTAACAATTTCATTTGTTCTGGTGAAAACAGTCAAATGATGCAATTCTTAGGTATTATAAAAGGGTTGAGGCGATTCTTGTTGCTTCCCAAGTTTGACATTATGGGGATGTTTGTCGGCTggcttttatttgttttgaggAGGGAAACCTCGTAAGAATAGAAGCAACAGTGGAAGCACTTCCAAGCATTATAATTACAACGTTAAGGAAGGGTGAGGATGCTGGATGAAACATTACACTACAACCGAAACTTTAGGATGAAAggtttgataatttatttagaaaaaaagaaagagagaaaaaaggtaaggtttttaattctGCTTCAATGTATTggaatttgtattttatttttttgttgggTGATTTCCTTAACAGCTTGTGTATGGAAATTGTGTTGCTTGATGAatgaaatgagtttttttttccaattatttGACACGTTGCCACATGTACGCGCATAATTTAGGAAACCACGTGGGGTTAAGCTTTCAGCTAGGGGTTGACTTGTTCCAAGACCCATATCTGAGTTTGTTGGAGGAAAGATAGGGAGGTTAGAATATGATCTTCCACTTCTTCATCCAACTAATTTACTTGCTTATTTTCAGATTCTGGTGCACTACAAATAACTTAACCCTTAATGCTACAAAACATGTTATTAGGTCTAGCTATGTTTTTCATCTCTTATTTGTTTTACCAGCTTGTATTAGGGGATTGGTCCTCTCCAACACGGATTGTGTTTGGGCATCAAAGCCAATTGTTGCCCATGGTGGTCAACGGTGTCTAGTGGTATCTAGTAACATCTCATATTCGGTCTAGACATTATGACTGAATCTTAAAGGTTACATCGATCACTCGAAAACGCCAAAAAGCTTGTCTTATTAAACAGTGTTTGAACTTGTAGAAGCAGTAATAATTTTGCAAAACATGTTTTACTTTATCTCCAAAGAAAACTTCACGTTTGTCAAGTGAGTAACTTCTAAAACCTTTGTTATTATCTTTCGAACTGCTATTTCATATTTACAACGGaaaaatccttaatttttttaattttgaaaattgaacatttcttttttattaacaGAAATCATGCAAAGcatttaaactaattaactaaaaaaacttaacaaaactcaaaattgaaataaaaatatgaaaattagtcCAACtgttcaaaatttcataaattaataattatataaaaataatcttatgCGAGAAAACATATCCGAACTCCTGTATGTTGTCCAATCCCAAGTCCACGGTTacctaaaatattaaacaaatggGGAGAGTTAAAAAACTCAGTGTACGACTTAACTCaagtataaatacaaataatataatagacATCAGAATATCATAGAGAATATTATAACgatcaatttcacaaa
This genomic stretch from Gossypium raimondii isolate GPD5lz chromosome 6, ASM2569854v1, whole genome shotgun sequence harbors:
- the LOC105773019 gene encoding protein unc-13 homolog isoform X1, translated to MSGRLRDRSSSQAKRHSHHQTRTTVAAAAAMPNFLTETLPCPFGELATNLSDSALRETAYEILVGACRSTGGKPLTYISQSERNSERTATPTLTSTASLQRSLTSTAASKVKKALGLRSSGRKKVSGESDSERVKKAVTIGEMLRVQMGISEQTDSRVRRALLRVAAAQLGRRIESVVLPLEMLQQLKPSDFPNQGEYEAWQRRNLKLLEAGLLLHPLLPLDKTDTAPQRLRQIIRGALEKPLETGKNNESMQALRSIVLSLACRTFDGSASETIHWADGFPLNLRIYQMLLEACFDVNDETSVIEEVDEVLELIKKTWVVLGMNQMLHNLCFLWILFNRYVATGEVEGDLLFAANNLLMEVEKDSKSMKDPNYSKILSSTLSAILGWAEKRLLAYHNYFHSDNTELLECVVSVGVLSAKIMVEDISHEYRKKRKEFDVAHERVDTYIRSSLRTAFFQIMEKVKSSKRSSNKNQQNQLPFLSILAQDVSTLAFSEKAIFSPILKRWHPLSAGVAVATLHSCYGNELKQFVSSIGELTPDILQVLRAAEKLEKDLVQIAVENSVDSEDGGKSIIREMPPYEAESVVSNLVKSWIKTRLDRLKEWVDRNLQQEVWDPRANKERFAPSSVEVLRIVDEALEAFFLLPISIHAALLPDLTNGIDRCLQHYISKAKSGCGTRSTFVPSMPALTRCSSRSKVSGVFKKKEKFQKEQSRKSQVATTNGNGSFGIPQLYCRINTLQHIRTELDVLAKRTIVHLRSSESHNNNIANGTGKAFELSAAACLEGIQQLCEATAYKVIFQDLSHVLWDGLYVGEVSSSRIEPFLQELEHYLEVLSLTVHDRVRTRVITEVMKASFDGFLLVLLAGGPARAFSLQDYETIAEDFKFLTDLFWSNGDGLPADLIQKFSITVKAILPLFHTETDSLIEQFKYMTAESYGSSAKSKLPLPPTSGQWSPTEPNTLLRVLCYRSDETAAKFLKKTYNLPKKL
- the LOC105773019 gene encoding protein unc-13 homolog isoform X2, producing MLYVYQLGRRIESVVLPLEMLQQLKPSDFPNQGEYEAWQRRNLKLLEAGLLLHPLLPLDKTDTAPQRLRQIIRGALEKPLETGKNNESMQALRSIVLSLACRTFDGSASETIHWADGFPLNLRIYQMLLEACFDVNDETSVIEEVDEVLELIKKTWVVLGMNQMLHNLCFLWILFNRYVATGEVEGDLLFAANNLLMEVEKDSKSMKDPNYSKILSSTLSAILGWAEKRLLAYHNYFHSDNTELLECVVSVGVLSAKIMVEDISHEYRKKRKEFDVAHERVDTYIRSSLRTAFFQIMEKVKSSKRSSNKNQQNQLPFLSILAQDVSTLAFSEKAIFSPILKRWHPLSAGVAVATLHSCYGNELKQFVSSIGELTPDILQVLRAAEKLEKDLVQIAVENSVDSEDGGKSIIREMPPYEAESVVSNLVKSWIKTRLDRLKEWVDRNLQQEVWDPRANKERFAPSSVEVLRIVDEALEAFFLLPISIHAALLPDLTNGIDRCLQHYISKAKSGCGTRSTFVPSMPALTRCSSRSKVSGVFKKKEKFQKEQSRKSQVATTNGNGSFGIPQLYCRINTLQHIRTELDVLAKRTIVHLRSSESHNNNIANGTGKAFELSAAACLEGIQQLCEATAYKVIFQDLSHVLWDGLYVGEVSSSRIEPFLQELEHYLEVLSLTVHDRVRTRVITEVMKASFDGFLLVLLAGGPARAFSLQDYETIAEDFKFLTDLFWSNGDGLPADLIQKFSITVKAILPLFHTETDSLIEQFKYMTAESYGSSAKSKLPLPPTSGQWSPTEPNTLLRVLCYRSDETAAKFLKKTYNLPKKL